The Streptomyces cynarae genome contains a region encoding:
- a CDS encoding helix-turn-helix domain-containing protein: MASNVNPTVRRRRLGQELRRLRELKGMTAEEVAERLLVSQSKISRLENGRRSISPRDVRDLCGVYEVEDQRVVESLMEMARDSRQQGWWHAFGDIPYSVYIGLETDAESLRVYEPQIITGLLQTRAYAEALIQGALPETSPADIEKRVQVRMRRQERISAENNPLRLWVVLDEAALRRRVGDNLVMREQLEHLAEMSRLPHVTVQVLPFEVGAHPGLNGQYAILEFADAADSSVVYLEGVTSDLYLEKAQDVQKYAVMYEHLRAQALNVEQSRKFIEDAAKRYAS; this comes from the coding sequence GTGGCGTCGAATGTCAATCCCACCGTCCGACGGCGCCGGCTGGGTCAGGAACTGCGCCGGCTCCGCGAACTCAAGGGCATGACCGCCGAAGAGGTGGCCGAGCGACTGCTGGTGTCACAGTCGAAGATCAGTCGTCTGGAGAACGGCCGCCGCAGCATCAGCCCACGTGACGTCCGGGACCTGTGCGGAGTCTACGAGGTCGAGGACCAACGCGTCGTCGAATCGCTGATGGAGATGGCCCGTGACTCCCGCCAGCAGGGCTGGTGGCACGCGTTCGGGGACATCCCCTACAGCGTCTACATCGGCCTGGAGACCGACGCGGAGTCGCTGCGCGTCTACGAGCCGCAGATCATCACCGGCCTGCTGCAGACCCGTGCGTACGCCGAGGCGCTCATCCAGGGCGCGCTGCCCGAGACGTCGCCGGCCGACATCGAGAAGCGCGTCCAGGTGCGGATGCGCCGCCAGGAACGTATCTCCGCCGAGAACAACCCGCTGCGCCTGTGGGTGGTGCTGGACGAGGCGGCGCTGCGCCGACGTGTGGGCGACAACCTCGTCATGCGGGAGCAGTTGGAGCACCTGGCGGAGATGTCCCGGCTGCCGCACGTCACCGTGCAGGTGCTGCCGTTCGAGGTGGGGGCGCACCCCGGTCTCAACGGCCAGTACGCGATCCTGGAGTTCGCCGACGCGGCCGACTCGAGCGTGGTGTACCTCGAGGGCGTCACCAGCGACCTGTACCTGGAGAAGGCGCAGGACGTGCAGAAGTACGCGGTGATGTACGAGCATCTGCGGGCGCAGGCCCTCAATGTGGAGCAGTCCCGCAAGTTCATCGAGGACGCGGCCAAGAGATACGCATCCTGA
- a CDS encoding DUF397 domain-containing protein encodes MAVLQGATATWTKSSYSAGNGACVEVKSPLPSALFVRDSKVTEGPVLAFPADAWNTFVTSIK; translated from the coding sequence ATGGCTGTTCTTCAGGGGGCCACGGCAACGTGGACCAAGTCGTCGTACTCGGCCGGAAACGGCGCCTGCGTCGAAGTCAAGTCGCCCCTTCCTTCGGCGCTGTTCGTGCGGGACTCGAAGGTCACCGAGGGGCCCGTCCTGGCCTTCCCCGCCGACGCCTGGAACACGTTCGTGACGTCGATCAAGTAG
- a CDS encoding SDR family oxidoreductase: MSLLQGRTVVVSGVGAGLGHQVAAAVVRDGGNAALGARTEANLAKSATTLDPDGAHTAYRATDITDETQCEALAALAVERFGRIDAVVHVAAWDSCFGGLQDADFATWQSVIDVNLLGTLRMTRACLPSLRTCGGSVVFIGTQSSVAAPSQVRQAAYAASKGALTSAMYSLARELGPYRIRVNTVLPGWMWGPPVEAYVRFTAHTEGVPEAEVRKRLTDRMALPDLATDGDVADAAVFLASDRARAITGQSLLVNAGELMR, from the coding sequence ATGTCGCTGCTCCAGGGCAGGACCGTCGTCGTGTCGGGGGTCGGCGCCGGGCTCGGCCACCAGGTCGCCGCGGCCGTCGTGCGCGACGGCGGCAACGCCGCGCTCGGAGCGCGTACGGAGGCGAACCTCGCCAAGAGCGCCACCACGCTCGACCCCGACGGCGCGCACACGGCCTACCGGGCGACCGACATCACCGACGAGACGCAGTGCGAGGCGCTCGCGGCGCTGGCGGTGGAGCGGTTCGGGAGGATCGACGCGGTGGTCCACGTCGCGGCCTGGGACAGCTGCTTCGGCGGCCTTCAGGACGCGGATTTCGCCACCTGGCAGTCGGTCATCGACGTGAACCTGCTCGGGACGCTGCGTATGACGCGGGCGTGCCTGCCGAGCCTCAGGACGTGCGGCGGCTCGGTCGTCTTCATCGGCACCCAGTCGTCGGTGGCCGCGCCCTCCCAGGTGCGGCAGGCGGCGTACGCGGCGTCCAAGGGGGCGCTGACCAGCGCGATGTACTCGCTGGCACGGGAGCTCGGCCCGTACCGGATCCGGGTCAACACGGTCCTGCCCGGCTGGATGTGGGGTCCGCCCGTCGAGGCGTACGTGCGCTTCACCGCCCACACCGAGGGCGTACCGGAGGCGGAGGTGAGAAAGCGGCTCACCGACCGTATGGCGCTGCCGGACCTGGCCACGGACGGCGACGTGGCGGACGCCGCGGTGTTCCTGGCCTCCGACCGGGCGCGCGCGATCACGGGCCAGTCCCTGCTGGTGAACGCGGGTGAGCTGATGCGATGA
- a CDS encoding sodium:solute symporter family protein has product MNGFDWAVLVAYFGVMTAIGVWSHKRVDDVSDFFTAGGRMPWWLSGISHHMSGYSAVMFTGYAGIAYTYGITSYVTWALPIAIGVLIGAKLFAPRLNRLRSRLRVASPLEYLKDRYNVPTQQALAWSGILLKIVDVGAKWAAIATLLSVFTGVTITQGIIITGGITAVYCTIGGLWADALTELGQFVIQLLAGLAMLVIALHKISEHGGLSKALDSPKLDGHGHGFAGPYMTVFFISYLFIKLFEYNGGMWNQAQRYMATGSAKEATRSALLSAGLWFVWPVILFIPMWLSPLLVTAKKPDGSDAYGLMTEQLLPHGLLGLVVVGFFSHTMAMCSSDANAIAAVFTRDVVPVLSKAARSWNTRTGLVAGRVTTVAFLGLSMAVATQVNSPTFKDIITVVIKWVAGLMGPIAIPFILGLLRPFRKSGPTAALVSWGAGLLAFFLVNYNLDFSQRTNVKLEYQVALPMVVSLVLYVLIGLVKPEDTPERDAIIEKVNTDDDGATVTVPTPGTASPSGV; this is encoded by the coding sequence ATGAACGGGTTCGACTGGGCCGTCCTGGTCGCGTACTTCGGCGTGATGACCGCGATCGGCGTCTGGTCCCACAAACGCGTGGACGACGTCAGCGACTTCTTCACCGCGGGCGGCAGGATGCCGTGGTGGCTGTCCGGCATCTCGCACCACATGTCCGGCTACAGCGCGGTGATGTTCACGGGATACGCCGGCATCGCCTACACCTACGGCATCACCTCCTACGTCACCTGGGCCCTGCCCATCGCCATCGGCGTGCTGATCGGCGCCAAGCTGTTCGCACCCCGCCTGAACCGGCTGCGCTCACGACTGCGCGTGGCCTCGCCGCTGGAGTACCTGAAGGACCGCTACAACGTGCCCACGCAGCAGGCGCTGGCCTGGTCCGGCATCCTGCTGAAGATCGTGGACGTGGGCGCGAAGTGGGCGGCGATCGCCACGCTGCTGAGCGTCTTCACCGGGGTCACGATCACCCAGGGCATCATCATCACCGGTGGCATCACGGCGGTGTACTGCACGATCGGCGGTCTGTGGGCGGACGCGCTGACCGAACTGGGCCAGTTCGTCATCCAGTTGCTGGCCGGTCTGGCCATGCTCGTCATCGCGCTGCACAAGATCTCCGAGCACGGCGGTCTGTCCAAGGCGCTGGACTCGCCGAAGCTGGACGGTCACGGGCACGGGTTCGCGGGCCCGTACATGACGGTCTTCTTCATCTCCTACCTGTTCATCAAGCTGTTCGAGTACAACGGCGGCATGTGGAACCAGGCCCAGCGCTACATGGCGACGGGCAGCGCCAAGGAGGCGACCCGGTCCGCTCTGCTGTCGGCGGGCCTGTGGTTCGTCTGGCCCGTCATCCTCTTCATCCCGATGTGGCTCTCCCCGCTCCTGGTCACCGCGAAGAAGCCGGACGGCTCGGACGCGTACGGCCTGATGACCGAACAGCTGCTGCCGCACGGGCTGCTGGGCCTGGTCGTCGTGGGCTTCTTCTCGCACACGATGGCCATGTGCTCCTCCGACGCGAACGCGATCGCGGCCGTGTTCACACGGGACGTGGTGCCGGTGCTGTCGAAGGCGGCCCGCTCGTGGAACACGCGGACCGGCCTGGTCGCGGGCCGCGTGACGACGGTTGCGTTCCTCGGCCTGTCGATGGCGGTGGCGACGCAGGTCAACTCGCCCACCTTCAAGGACATCATCACGGTCGTGATCAAGTGGGTGGCCGGCCTGATGGGCCCGATCGCGATCCCGTTCATCCTCGGCCTGCTGCGTCCGTTCCGTAAGTCGGGCCCGACGGCGGCGCTCGTCAGCTGGGGCGCGGGACTGCTGGCGTTCTTCTTGGTCAACTACAACCTGGACTTCTCCCAGCGTACGAACGTGAAGCTGGAGTACCAGGTGGCCCTGCCGATGGTGGTCTCGCTGGTCCTGTACGTCCTGATCGGCCTGGTGAAGCCGGAGGACACGCCCGAGCGGGACGCGATCATCGAGAAGGTCAACACCGACGACGACGGGGCGACGGTGACGGTGCCGACTCCGGGTACTGCCAGCCCGTCCGGGGTCTGA
- a CDS encoding ADP-ribosylglycohydrolase family protein: MSATAGAVWGRAEQQDFRSRVRGTLLGVAVADALGAPVDGLTLEEIRQAHGPQGLTDLAFGHGRRGAITHHTQLTLFSVDGLIRAQVRRDTGAWHPPTDLHRAYLRWAATQRDWGPDERRKEDGWLAREEWLYARRSPARACLLGLGDDTMGTLDAPKNPGDQGPEAAVRSAPFGLLVGWEPQLVLQLAAECAAQTHGHPTAYLAAGAYAVILHALARGESPDAGVQRALALLAPRPGQQQVADALQHALGAVRQGMPTPDRIEELAGDGTAAGALAVAVYCTVVGEDVRHALCLAVNQGGPSGAAGALTGGLLGALHGETALPPAWLAELEGRPTMLVLADDFAMEMTQGAALHGPTGSAPGWLERYPRA, encoded by the coding sequence GTGAGTGCGACAGCCGGTGCCGTCTGGGGGCGCGCCGAGCAGCAGGACTTCCGCAGCCGGGTGCGCGGCACGCTGCTCGGCGTGGCCGTCGCCGACGCCCTGGGCGCGCCGGTCGACGGGCTCACCCTGGAGGAGATCCGGCAGGCCCACGGGCCACAGGGGCTGACGGACCTGGCGTTCGGGCACGGCCGGCGTGGCGCGATCACGCACCACACGCAGCTCACCCTGTTCTCCGTGGACGGGCTCATTCGCGCCCAGGTCCGCCGTGACACGGGCGCCTGGCATCCGCCGACCGATCTGCACCGGGCGTATCTGCGCTGGGCGGCCACCCAGCGGGACTGGGGTCCCGACGAGCGGCGCAAGGAGGACGGCTGGCTGGCCCGCGAGGAGTGGCTGTACGCCCGGCGCTCGCCGGCCCGGGCCTGTCTGCTCGGCCTCGGCGACGACACGATGGGCACGCTGGACGCGCCGAAGAATCCGGGCGATCAGGGGCCCGAGGCCGCCGTGCGCTCCGCACCGTTCGGCCTGCTCGTCGGGTGGGAGCCGCAACTCGTGCTGCAACTGGCGGCCGAGTGCGCGGCGCAGACGCACGGGCACCCCACGGCGTACCTGGCGGCGGGCGCGTACGCCGTGATCCTGCACGCGCTGGCGCGCGGGGAGAGCCCCGACGCGGGCGTGCAGCGGGCCCTGGCGCTGCTCGCCCCGCGGCCGGGGCAGCAGCAGGTCGCGGACGCCCTGCAGCACGCCCTGGGGGCGGTACGGCAGGGCATGCCGACGCCCGACCGGATCGAGGAACTGGCCGGGGACGGTACGGCGGCCGGGGCGCTGGCGGTCGCCGTGTACTGCACGGTGGTGGGGGAGGACGTCCGGCACGCGCTGTGCCTCGCCGTGAACCAGGGGGGCCCGTCGGGGGCGGCGGGGGCTCTGACCGGTGGCCTGCTGGGGGCGCTGCACGGCGAGACGGCCCTCCCGCCGGCCTGGCTGGCCGAGCTGGAGGGCCGTCCCACGATGCTGGTCCTGGCGGACGACTTCGCGATGGAGATGACGCAGGGCGCCGCGCTGCACGGCCCCACGGGGTCCGCGCCGGGGTGGCTGGAGCGGTACCCCCGGGCGTAG
- a CDS encoding DUF2165 domain-containing protein — protein sequence MAETTRSPHARTALPLAATLLTGTVALHIALVAFGNITDFGTNQQFVRHVLAMDTTFKDDDLMWRAITSHTWEDAAYVAIIVWETAAALILIAATYLWARHHPRARWFSDTGLLMLLLLFGAGFVAIGGEWFAMWQSKTWNGLDAAIRVIVLTGVVLLVTHLPGATRDER from the coding sequence ATGGCCGAAACAACGAGAAGCCCCCACGCCCGGACCGCGCTGCCCCTCGCCGCGACCCTCCTCACCGGTACGGTCGCCCTCCACATCGCGCTCGTCGCGTTCGGGAACATCACCGACTTCGGCACCAACCAGCAGTTCGTCCGGCACGTCCTCGCGATGGACACCACCTTCAAGGACGACGACCTGATGTGGCGCGCCATCACCTCGCACACCTGGGAGGACGCCGCGTATGTGGCGATCATCGTCTGGGAGACGGCCGCCGCACTGATCCTGATCGCCGCGACCTACCTGTGGGCCCGCCACCACCCGCGCGCCAGGTGGTTCTCGGACACCGGCCTGCTGATGCTCCTGCTGCTCTTCGGCGCCGGGTTCGTCGCGATAGGCGGCGAGTGGTTCGCGATGTGGCAGTCCAAGACCTGGAACGGCCTGGACGCGGCGATCCGGGTCATCGTCCTGACCGGGGTGGTGCTGCTGGTGACGCACCTGCCGGGGGCGACTCGGGACGAGCGCTGA